In Pelagibaculum spongiae, one genomic interval encodes:
- a CDS encoding GspH/FimT family pseudopilin, whose translation MKQMRGFTLTEIMMTIAVLGILAVWAVPSFRNIILNNSLISYSNELSGSLMFARSEAVTRRKDVTLCASANGSTCNAANQWNRGWIIFIDENGDGARATAPANGETLLHTGDEPDATLTIQGAGFANDYISYDQRGRLKGLDTGSLVICDPRGANFARAVNITASGRAESARDTDNNGIVNNMGDVTCPL comes from the coding sequence ATGAAACAAATGCGGGGATTTACGCTGACAGAAATTATGATGACGATTGCTGTGCTAGGTATCTTAGCCGTATGGGCAGTCCCATCTTTTAGAAACATCATACTGAATAATTCATTAATTTCATATAGCAATGAATTATCGGGAAGCTTGATGTTTGCTCGCTCCGAAGCAGTGACTCGAAGGAAAGATGTCACATTGTGTGCTTCAGCTAACGGCAGTACATGTAATGCAGCTAACCAATGGAATAGAGGTTGGATTATTTTTATTGATGAGAATGGCGATGGCGCACGAGCAACAGCCCCGGCAAATGGAGAAACTTTACTCCACACTGGCGATGAACCAGACGCCACTTTGACGATTCAGGGTGCTGGCTTTGCAAATGATTATATTAGCTATGATCAGCGAGGTCGTTTAAAAGGGCTTGATACTGGTTCGCTAGTGATTTGTGACCCTCGAGGTGCCAATTTCGCCAGAGCAGTAAATATAACTGCTAGCGGTCGAGCTGAATCTGCCAGAGATACCGACAATAATGGAATTGTAAATAATATGGGGGATGTAACATGTCCTTTATAA
- a CDS encoding pilus assembly PilX family protein translates to MKWGLIKSNQSGIVLVVCLIWLLVLTILGVSSVRTSNLEGKVASNTLSLQSSLNIAESAASLALASIESSPNQLSGLISGIDVSKDVTPSINLSSASITEWTSSSAASAATDVDVSYVGEGIPEGYSLGVNGGFKLHRFEIVSRGAIETGADDTVVAETTVTQGLARLGF, encoded by the coding sequence ATGAAGTGGGGTTTAATTAAATCAAACCAATCGGGCATTGTTTTAGTAGTTTGCCTGATATGGTTATTAGTTTTAACAATTCTAGGTGTCTCTTCGGTTAGAACATCCAACCTAGAAGGAAAAGTAGCCTCTAATACCCTTAGTCTTCAAAGTAGTTTAAATATTGCAGAGAGTGCTGCGTCGCTAGCGTTAGCGAGTATTGAAAGTTCGCCTAATCAATTGTCTGGGCTTATCAGTGGTATTGATGTTTCTAAAGACGTAACACCATCAATAAACCTAAGTAGTGCATCAATTACTGAATGGACTTCATCTTCAGCTGCATCAGCAGCTACTGATGTTGATGTGTCCTATGTTGGTGAAGGTATTCCTGAGGGATACTCTTTGGGCGTCAATGGCGGGTTTAAATTACATCGTTTCGAAATTGTCAGCAGAGGTGCAATTGAGACCGGAGCTGATGATACAGTGGTCGCTGAAACAACCGTTACTCAAGGTTTAGCGAGACTTGGTTTTTAA
- a CDS encoding type IV pilin protein — protein MEQKTVSGMLGNRSRRSKGFTLVELMIVIAIVGILAAIAYPSYNRQVMQTRRTDAITGINEAAQFLQRCYSDYYAFNHANCTGFFPYDSAEKLYRVTVNATATAYTLTATPQGTQTSDTICANFTLNQARTRGISGTGSVAECW, from the coding sequence GTGGAGCAGAAAACAGTAAGTGGGATGCTTGGCAACAGATCCCGTCGCTCAAAAGGATTCACTTTAGTTGAGCTAATGATTGTGATTGCAATTGTTGGAATTTTGGCCGCAATTGCTTATCCATCATATAATCGCCAAGTTATGCAGACACGCAGAACTGATGCAATAACTGGAATTAATGAAGCGGCTCAGTTTTTGCAGCGTTGCTACTCTGATTATTATGCGTTTAATCACGCAAATTGTACCGGTTTTTTCCCGTATGATTCTGCTGAAAAGCTGTATAGAGTTACGGTTAATGCAACAGCTACAGCTTATACTCTGACGGCAACCCCCCAAGGGACGCAAACAAGCGATACGATATGTGCCAATTTTACCTTGAATCAGGCACGAACTCGAGGGATCAGTGGTACAGGTTCAGTTGCAGAGTGCTGGTAA
- a CDS encoding PilW family protein has protein sequence MKLNSFKQIQSGLTLVELLIAVTLSLLLLAGAGQIFFGANPTYRKSNEEIRLQDSGRFSVEAISRDVRLAGYQGCADPNLIEPNRMSNVADTVNPFDEAVRAFRVDSTGDWSPSRPTDLNSLVSANAPRNNSDVISIQRASARFSQLAIDMVSATGVVTLANNNLGLVANDIVIISDCETVDIFEIGSVTVTTAPQVEVTFTTNSATPDRNNFSKIYTNNARVMQLISRTYYTKNNGKTNRSGYAGYSLYQHESGDTSELSEGVEFLRVGLSERIAGGGLKVLTDDLSSADLGNVVGVQIAMLVQTAERSRNRQDGNSYDLLGSSFSPTDYQSEDLRSRRIFQTVLSIRNRENRG, from the coding sequence ATGAAATTAAATAGCTTTAAACAGATTCAATCAGGATTAACGCTTGTAGAGCTTTTGATCGCGGTAACTTTAAGCTTGTTGTTATTAGCTGGAGCTGGTCAGATTTTTTTTGGTGCAAATCCAACCTATCGCAAAAGTAATGAAGAAATTAGGCTGCAAGACAGTGGGAGGTTTTCAGTTGAAGCCATATCAAGAGATGTGCGTTTAGCGGGCTATCAGGGCTGTGCTGATCCAAATTTAATTGAGCCAAATAGAATGTCCAATGTAGCGGATACAGTTAATCCTTTTGATGAAGCAGTTAGAGCTTTTCGGGTTGATAGCACAGGAGATTGGTCCCCAAGTAGGCCTACAGATTTAAACAGTTTGGTATCTGCAAATGCGCCGCGAAATAATAGCGATGTGATTAGCATTCAAAGAGCATCTGCACGCTTTAGCCAATTGGCCATTGATATGGTATCTGCAACAGGAGTTGTCACGCTAGCTAACAATAACTTGGGGTTAGTTGCTAATGATATTGTCATAATTTCTGATTGTGAAACAGTGGATATTTTTGAAATTGGCTCTGTAACAGTAACTACAGCACCTCAGGTAGAAGTTACGTTTACTACAAATTCAGCAACTCCAGATAGAAACAATTTTAGTAAAATTTATACTAATAATGCTCGTGTCATGCAGTTAATTAGCCGGACTTACTATACAAAAAACAATGGAAAAACAAACCGCTCGGGTTATGCGGGATATTCTCTGTATCAACATGAGTCTGGAGATACTTCCGAGTTATCTGAAGGTGTTGAATTTTTAAGGGTAGGCTTATCAGAAAGAATCGCTGGAGGGGGGTTAAAAGTATTGACTGATGACCTTTCATCTGCTGATTTAGGTAATGTTGTTGGTGTGCAAATTGCAATGTTGGTTCAAACGGCAGAGCGATCCCGTAACCGGCAAGACGGAAACTCATATGATTTGTTAGGAAGTAGTTTTAGCCCAACAGATTATCAATCTGAAGATTTAAGAAGTAGGCGAATTTTTCAAACAGTTTTATCTATTCGCAACCGGGAGAATAGAGGATGA
- the pilV gene encoding type IV pilus modification protein PilV — MSFINKKHSGFSLLEVLISLFIMVIGLLGMAQLQLISLQTGHGAYQRSQAAILAVELAERMRGNSDGVVGGSYRADSWDDWLSTPCAVDSDCSSAEDIAANDLFHWRSHVIAGLPGAIGSIHLVNGINVVRLQWTEQVLQDRSSSNSDDANNDGAELHEYSLPVIP, encoded by the coding sequence ATGTCCTTTATAAATAAAAAACATTCCGGTTTTTCGCTTCTTGAGGTGCTAATTTCATTATTTATAATGGTAATTGGTTTGTTGGGAATGGCGCAATTGCAATTAATTTCATTGCAAACAGGGCACGGTGCTTATCAGCGATCCCAAGCTGCAATTTTAGCTGTGGAATTAGCAGAACGCATGAGAGGAAATAGTGATGGTGTGGTGGGTGGAAGTTACCGGGCTGACAGTTGGGATGATTGGCTAAGTACGCCATGTGCTGTAGATAGCGATTGTTCGTCAGCAGAAGATATAGCCGCAAATGATTTATTCCATTGGAGGAGTCATGTTATTGCAGGCTTGCCGGGTGCAATAGGTTCGATCCATTTAGTGAATGGGATCAATGTGGTCAGATTGCAGTGGACTGAACAGGTACTCCAAGATCGATCATCTTCAAATTCAGACGATGCCAACAATGATGGTGCCGAGCTTCATGAATATAGTTTGCCGGTTATTCCATAG